The proteins below are encoded in one region of Streptomyces ficellus:
- a CDS encoding aminobutyraldehyde dehydrogenase, which translates to MAERLPEVLNHIGGRDAPATTGATMRLVDPVTGLSRRSAPLSGGPDVDAACAAAAAAYEGWAVTTPAERQRALLRVADAIEDRADELVAAETADTGKPAALFRADELPAITDTVRFFAGAARNLPGAAAGEYTEGRTSMLRREPVGVCAQITPWNYPLMMAVWKIAPALAAGNTSVLKPADSTPSSAALLARIAAEHLPPGVLNVVCGDRDTGRALVGHPAARLVAVTGSVRAGREIATAAAADLKRVHLELGGNAPVVVHADADVAAAAEQLARVAYYNAGQDCTAPTRLLVHRDVHDAFVDAFRAEAAGVRPGVDFGPLNNAGQLASVEGLLARLPAHATVVLGGTAPDGPGFFHGATVVTGVRQDDEIVQEEIFGPVVTVQAFADEEEALRLANDTRFGLAAGVWTADHDRAMRATRALRTGIVWVNTHGTTVSEMPHGGVKHSGYGSDLSMAGLLDYTQVKHVML; encoded by the coding sequence GTGGCTGAACGACTTCCGGAGGTGCTGAACCACATCGGTGGCCGGGACGCCCCCGCCACCACGGGCGCGACGATGCGGCTCGTCGATCCCGTCACCGGCCTCTCCCGCAGGTCCGCGCCCCTGTCCGGCGGCCCCGACGTCGACGCGGCGTGCGCGGCGGCGGCCGCGGCGTACGAGGGCTGGGCGGTGACGACGCCCGCCGAGCGGCAGCGGGCGCTGCTGCGCGTCGCCGACGCGATCGAGGACCGCGCGGACGAGCTGGTGGCGGCGGAGACCGCCGACACCGGCAAGCCCGCGGCGCTGTTCCGCGCGGACGAACTGCCCGCGATCACGGACACGGTACGGTTCTTCGCCGGCGCGGCGCGGAACCTGCCGGGGGCCGCGGCCGGCGAGTACACCGAGGGGCGCACCTCGATGCTGCGCCGGGAGCCGGTCGGTGTGTGCGCGCAGATCACGCCGTGGAACTACCCGCTGATGATGGCGGTGTGGAAGATCGCACCCGCGCTCGCGGCCGGCAACACCAGTGTGCTGAAGCCGGCGGACAGCACACCGTCGTCGGCCGCGCTGCTGGCCCGGATCGCGGCGGAGCACCTGCCGCCCGGTGTGCTGAACGTGGTGTGCGGCGACCGTGACACCGGCCGCGCGCTGGTCGGGCATCCGGCGGCCCGGCTGGTGGCGGTGACGGGCAGTGTGCGGGCGGGGCGTGAGATCGCCACGGCGGCCGCCGCCGACCTCAAGCGCGTCCACCTCGAACTCGGCGGCAACGCGCCGGTCGTCGTGCACGCCGACGCCGACGTGGCCGCCGCCGCGGAGCAGCTCGCTCGGGTCGCGTACTACAACGCGGGCCAGGACTGCACCGCGCCCACCCGTTTGCTGGTGCACCGTGACGTGCACGACGCGTTCGTCGACGCGTTCCGTGCCGAGGCCGCGGGGGTGCGCCCGGGCGTCGACTTCGGGCCGCTGAACAACGCCGGGCAGTTGGCGTCGGTGGAGGGGCTGCTGGCCCGTCTGCCCGCGCACGCCACGGTGGTGCTGGGAGGTACGGCGCCGGACGGGCCGGGGTTCTTCCACGGGGCCACGGTGGTCACCGGCGTACGGCAGGACGACGAGATCGTGCAGGAGGAGATCTTCGGCCCGGTGGTGACGGTCCAGGCGTTCGCCGACGAGGAGGAGGCGCTGCGGCTGGCGAACGACACGCGGTTCGGGCTCGCCGCCGGGGTGTGGACGGCCGACCACGACCGTGCCATGAGGGCGACGCGGGCGCTGCGCACGGGGATCGTGTGGGTGAACACCCACGGCACGACGGTGTCGGAGATGCCGCACGGCGGGGTGAAGCACTCCGGCTACGGCAGTGACCTGTCGATGGCGGGCCTGCTGGACTACACGCAGGTCAAGCATGTGATGTTGTGA
- a CDS encoding flavin monoamine oxidase family protein produces MHHDVIVLGAGLAGLAAARDLAAGGADVLVVEARDRVGGRVEQTALPDGRLVQLGGEVVGRAHTAYLRLAGELGLTLVPSYVAEPGAIARATPEGVSAGDPPHWFAPGDDSCHRRVTAAFAALARTVDPDDPWHHPDAAALDRVGVGDWLRSEGATPGVVRLWEIGQLALASGSYERTSLLSALRKHAAVPGGAGDGVSEHYDYEDWEGLRVAEGSATVALRMSGELGDRVRLGAVVEAVDVRRGEGCAVRLAGGETLGCGAVVSALPVGPLRSVRVSGVSDERLASLHRQRQAVAAKFVAAYDKPFWRASGHNGLSECEGVLGSTWPQNEGVLSALVPPERYGTLLGVPPGLRERELLGDVARLYGDDAHAPLHTWTRMWGTDPWTQGYVTQWTPGDVTAVGPLHGTHEPPFYVCGSDQWVAGYMEGAVRTGRAAAKEALRRG; encoded by the coding sequence ATGCACCATGACGTGATCGTGCTCGGCGCCGGGCTGGCCGGGCTCGCGGCCGCCCGGGACCTCGCGGCGGGTGGCGCCGACGTGCTCGTCGTCGAGGCCCGCGACCGGGTCGGCGGCCGGGTCGAGCAGACCGCCCTGCCGGACGGCCGGCTCGTCCAGCTCGGCGGGGAGGTGGTGGGCCGGGCCCACACGGCCTACCTCCGGCTCGCCGGGGAGCTGGGCCTCACCCTCGTCCCCAGTTACGTCGCCGAGCCCGGCGCCATCGCCCGGGCGACCCCGGAGGGGGTCTCGGCCGGTGACCCGCCGCACTGGTTCGCCCCCGGCGACGACTCCTGCCACCGGCGGGTCACCGCGGCCTTCGCGGCGCTCGCCCGGACCGTCGACCCCGACGACCCCTGGCACCACCCGGACGCCGCCGCACTCGACCGGGTCGGCGTGGGCGACTGGCTGCGGTCCGAGGGCGCCACGCCCGGAGTCGTACGGCTGTGGGAGATCGGCCAACTCGCCCTGGCGAGCGGGTCGTACGAGCGGACCAGTCTGCTGTCCGCGCTGCGCAAGCACGCGGCGGTGCCCGGCGGAGCCGGCGACGGGGTGAGCGAGCACTACGACTACGAGGACTGGGAGGGGCTGCGGGTCGCCGAGGGGTCGGCGACCGTGGCCCTGCGCATGTCCGGTGAACTCGGCGACCGTGTCCGGCTGGGCGCCGTCGTCGAAGCCGTCGACGTCCGGCGCGGCGAGGGGTGCGCGGTGCGCCTGGCCGGCGGTGAGACCCTCGGCTGCGGTGCCGTGGTGAGCGCCCTGCCGGTGGGGCCGCTCCGGTCGGTGCGGGTCAGCGGGGTGTCCGACGAGCGGCTCGCCTCGCTGCACCGGCAGCGCCAGGCCGTCGCGGCGAAGTTCGTCGCCGCGTACGACAAGCCGTTCTGGCGCGCGTCGGGACACAACGGCCTCTCCGAGTGCGAGGGGGTGCTGGGCAGCACCTGGCCGCAGAACGAGGGCGTCCTGTCCGCCCTCGTGCCGCCCGAGCGCTACGGCACCCTGCTGGGCGTCCCGCCGGGACTCAGGGAGCGTGAACTGCTCGGTGACGTCGCCCGCCTCTACGGTGACGACGCGCACGCCCCCCTCCACACCTGGACGCGGATGTGGGGCACCGACCCGTGGACGCAGGGGTACGTGACGCAGTGGACGCCCGGCGACGTGACGGCGGTCGGCCCGCTGCACGGAACGCACGAGCCGCCGTTCTACGTGTGCGGCTCCGACCAGTGGGTCGCCGGCTACATGGAGGGCGCGGTGCGCACCGGGCGGGCCGCCGCGAAGGAGGCGCTGCGCCGTGGCTGA
- a CDS encoding ABC transporter ATP-binding protein has product MTTTTTSKAAAAGAGGGAPAVRLDDICKRYGDSHAVRDLSLDIDGGEFFSLLGPSGCGKTTSLRMIGGFTTPTQGRILLNGDDVTGLPPDRRDVNTVFQSYALFDHLSVADNVAFGLKRKGVGRAEIRERVGAMLERVQLSGLAGRKPATLSGGQRQRVALARALVNRPQVLLLDEPLAALDLKLRRQMQVELKQIQREIGITFVFVTHDQDEALTMSDRVCVMNDGHVQQCGTPEDVYERPSNTFVASFMGTSNLVPGTYRAGEVVMDGGPALPVGPRAGVGEGSRVSVAIRPEKIWLSDLTADMARVTGTVRETVYSGPTTTYLIELTPGVTVSVLEQNTDRSRMEDRWCGGESVEIGWRPEHCLVLD; this is encoded by the coding sequence GTGACCACCACGACGACTTCGAAGGCGGCCGCGGCCGGTGCGGGCGGCGGCGCGCCCGCGGTGCGGCTGGACGACATCTGCAAGCGCTACGGCGACTCCCACGCCGTGCGGGACCTCAGTCTGGACATCGACGGCGGTGAGTTCTTCTCGCTCCTCGGGCCGTCGGGCTGCGGCAAGACGACCTCGCTGCGCATGATCGGCGGCTTCACCACCCCGACGCAGGGGCGGATCCTGCTGAACGGTGACGACGTCACGGGTCTGCCGCCGGACAGGCGCGACGTGAACACGGTGTTCCAGAGCTACGCCCTCTTCGACCACCTGTCGGTCGCCGACAACGTGGCCTTCGGGCTGAAGCGCAAGGGCGTGGGGCGGGCCGAGATACGTGAGCGGGTGGGCGCGATGCTGGAACGCGTCCAGCTGTCCGGCCTGGCCGGCCGCAAGCCCGCCACGCTGTCCGGCGGTCAGCGTCAGCGGGTGGCCCTGGCCCGGGCGCTGGTCAACCGGCCGCAGGTGCTGCTGCTGGACGAGCCGCTCGCCGCGCTCGACCTGAAACTGCGGCGGCAGATGCAGGTGGAGCTGAAGCAGATCCAGCGGGAGATCGGCATCACGTTCGTGTTCGTCACGCACGACCAGGACGAGGCACTGACCATGTCGGACCGGGTGTGCGTGATGAACGACGGTCACGTGCAGCAGTGCGGCACGCCCGAGGACGTGTACGAGCGGCCGTCCAACACCTTCGTCGCCTCGTTCATGGGCACCTCCAACCTGGTGCCGGGCACCTACCGGGCCGGCGAGGTGGTGATGGACGGGGGCCCGGCGCTGCCGGTGGGGCCGCGCGCGGGAGTCGGCGAGGGCAGCCGGGTGAGCGTCGCGATCCGGCCGGAGAAGATCTGGCTGTCCGACCTGACGGCGGACATGGCGCGGGTGACCGGGACGGTCAGGGAGACCGTGTACTCCGGTCCGACCACGACCTATCTGATCGAACTGACCCCCGGTGTCACGGTGTCGGTGCTGGAGCAGAACACCGACCGGTCCCGGATGGAGGACCGGTGGTGCGGTGGGGAGAGCGTCGAGATCGGCTGGCGCCCGGAGCACTGCCTGGTGCTGGACTGA
- a CDS encoding ABC transporter permease, with protein sequence MTLRTEGARRARRGTDRRPRFALAVTVAFFALLYLPIGVVVLFSFNSQKSLTVFKDFSSRWYEAFFRDQLLLDSLGMSLQVSLVATAGSLVLGVALALGLVRSRDRLGSLAGLIMLIPLITPEIVTGVAAMLLFKGMGVPLSTGTVMLAEITFSISYVTVILRSRIAALNPEVEEAAMDLGATRWQALRLVTLPALLPSILASAVLIFALVFDDFVLAYFTTGVDPQPLSVRIYSAIRFGVQPTINAVGTLMLFGSIALIALALFIPRLFGRRGGIDLLSGK encoded by the coding sequence ATGACGCTCCGTACCGAGGGAGCCCGGCGGGCGCGCCGCGGCACCGACCGCAGGCCGCGGTTCGCCCTGGCCGTCACCGTCGCGTTCTTCGCGCTGCTGTACCTGCCGATCGGCGTGGTGGTGCTCTTCTCGTTCAACTCGCAGAAGTCGCTGACGGTCTTCAAGGACTTCAGTTCGCGCTGGTACGAGGCGTTCTTCCGGGACCAGTTGCTGCTGGACTCCCTCGGCATGAGCCTGCAGGTGTCCCTGGTGGCGACGGCCGGCTCGCTGGTCCTCGGTGTGGCGCTGGCACTGGGGCTGGTGCGGTCGCGGGACCGGCTGGGCTCGCTCGCCGGCCTGATCATGCTCATTCCGCTCATCACGCCGGAGATCGTCACCGGGGTCGCGGCGATGCTGCTGTTCAAGGGGATGGGGGTGCCGCTGTCCACCGGCACGGTGATGCTGGCGGAGATCACGTTCTCCATCTCGTACGTGACGGTGATCCTGCGCTCCCGGATCGCCGCGCTCAATCCGGAGGTGGAGGAGGCGGCGATGGACCTGGGCGCCACGCGCTGGCAGGCGTTGCGGCTGGTGACGCTGCCGGCGCTGCTGCCCAGCATCCTCGCGTCCGCCGTGCTGATCTTCGCCCTGGTCTTCGACGACTTCGTGCTGGCGTACTTCACCACGGGCGTCGATCCGCAGCCGCTGTCCGTGCGCATCTATTCGGCGATCCGCTTCGGCGTGCAGCCCACCATCAACGCGGTCGGCACCCTCATGCTGTTCGGTTCGATCGCCCTCATCGCCCTCGCGCTGTTCATCCCCAGGCTGTTCGGCCGGCGCGGCGGCATCGATCTCCTCTCCGGGAAGTGA